One Oryza glaberrima chromosome 10, OglaRS2, whole genome shotgun sequence DNA segment encodes these proteins:
- the LOC127786083 gene encoding dof zinc finger protein 3-like — protein sequence MAGRSGGGGGMSMVAAHRLFAPPPQQHGAEAVELDEAEVIWGTSSASSSPVEAYLRGGGAPPTHVAVASSKGGKGKRGGGGGAGAREGGGGGGGGAVAAASLPVNIPDWSKILGTEYGGRGSAGAAAARWPSDERGGDEECRGGLGWVPPHELLLCRERAAASFSVREGAGRTLKGRDLRRVRNAIWEKTGFQD from the coding sequence ATGGCcgggcggagcggtggcggcggggggatGTCGATGGTCGCGGCGCACCGGctgttcgcgccgccgccgcagcagcacggggcggaggcggtggagctggACGAGGCGGAGGTTATATGGGggacgtcgtcggcgtcgtcgtcgcccgtgGAGGCGTACctgcgcggtggtggcgccccgCCGACGCATgtggcggtggcgtcgtcgAAGGGCGGGAAGGGGaagcgaggtggcggcggcggggcgggggcgagggagggaggtggtggcggtgggggaggggcggtggcggcggcgtcgctgccgGTGAACATCCCCGACTGGTCGAAGATCCTCGGCACGGAGTACGGCGGCAGGGGGAGCGcaggcgcggccgcggcgcggtggccgtcggacgagcgcggcggcgacgaggagtgcCGCGGGGGCTTGGGCTGGGTCCCGCCGCACGAGCTCCTCCTCTGccgggagcgcgccgccgcgtccttctCCGTCCGCGAGGGCGCCGGCCGCACGCTCAAGGGCCGCGACCTCCGCCGCGTCCGCAACGCCATCTGGGAGAAGACCGGCTTCCAGGACtaa